A single window of Caldimicrobium thiodismutans DNA harbors:
- the rplJ gene encoding 50S ribosomal protein L10: MITKAKKGEMLQSLREKLQRSEAVFVTTFKGIKVSEVNEVRKLVREKGGEYRVFKNTLIRLGTEETSFKPVVDFVEGPTALVFSYKDPVEIAKALKEFIKTHPTLEIKGLVMQGKGYDAKVIDEFVKLPPKEVLLAQVLGTIQAPVSNFVGLLSAILRNFLYVLKAIEEKKGKGEA; encoded by the coding sequence TTGATTACCAAAGCTAAAAAAGGGGAAATGCTGCAATCTCTAAGGGAAAAGCTTCAAAGGTCAGAGGCTGTTTTTGTAACTACCTTTAAAGGAATAAAGGTTTCAGAGGTTAATGAGGTCAGAAAACTTGTTCGTGAAAAGGGTGGAGAATATAGGGTATTTAAAAATACCCTTATCCGTCTTGGAACAGAGGAGACCTCTTTTAAACCGGTTGTGGATTTTGTGGAAGGGCCAACGGCGCTGGTGTTTTCTTATAAAGATCCTGTAGAGATTGCCAAGGCCTTAAAAGAATTTATTAAAACCCATCCAACCCTTGAAATTAAGGGTCTGGTAATGCAAGGTAAGGGCTATGATGCCAAAGTGATAGATGAATTTGTCAAGCTTCCACCCAAAGAAGTTCTTTTGGCCCAGGTGTTGGGAACTATTCAAGCCCCGGTCTCCAATTTCGTGGGGCTTCTTTCTGCTATTTTGAGAAACTTCCTCTATGTGCTCAAAGCTATTGAAGAGAAAAAGGGAAAAGGAGAGGCCTAA
- the rpoB gene encoding DNA-directed RNA polymerase subunit beta, with protein MSRFNQALKVRKNFGKVKLIMDVPDLISIPKKSYEQFLQTNTPPENRADVGIHRCFKLVFPIRDYAETAVLEYLDYKILPPEYEPSEAKDKGQSYEAPMKLRVRLVTYDLDPDTGVKSIRDIKEQELYFGTIPIMTEDGKFIINGTERAVVNQIQRSPGVIFEKDKTQARAGRLTYIGRVIPVKGSWVDFIYDYKGRFLVRIDKRKNVTATVFLKAMGLSEEAILNLFYPRERYYILPDGVERELDFEILAGRKAEADFVHPETGEVILKKGKVISAGVIRKLKELGINKINGDDSLILGKITAKDIVDKTTGEEIVPINTEITADTLKILREKGIKEVDVLFTDIHRYSLALRDSLKTDKAKNREEALLEIYKKMRPTSPATIEVASAYFNSLFFDLQTYDLSEIGRYKMNLRLGLDIPITHRTLTLDDVIAILKELIRMKDQEEEGDDIDSLSNRRVRAVGELVENQFLIGLMRMERIIKEKLQLEEIENLTPGDLINSKPVLSAVKEFFAQGQLSQFMDQTNVLSMLTHKRRLSALGPGGLTRERAGFEVRDVHPSHYGRICPIETPEGPNIGLIISPTTFALANPYGFLETPYRLVKNGKVTSQVIYLNAAEERDMVIAQSTIRLGKDGSILDDVVPARKNGEFIMAKREEVDLVDLYPAQVVSVSTSLIPFLEHDDANRALMGSNMQRQAVPLMRTKAPLVGSGMEKSVARNSGFLLMAEKDGVVESVDSQRIIVRYDVEVDGLPEVKVYNLIKWVKSNQNTTFIQKPVVKPGQRVRKGDILADGPSIEKGELALGKDVIVAFMPWRGYNFEDSIIISERLVKEDVFTSIHIEEFECVARETKIGKEEITRDLPNIGEEGLLHLDDSGIVKIGSYVRPGDILVGKVTPKGETTLTAEERLLRAIFGEKARDVKDTSLRVPAGIEGIVIDTKVLTRKGVEKDSRAREKEDEAIARLLRTQADVLEVLQKGLIYKLTQVLEGTKAKADLEWEGEIFLKKGEPFTRELIANLPMALLSRLKDVAHQEKKAILQELWKNFEKRRREIMEEYEAKINRIKKGEELPPGVLKIVKVYVAMKRKLQPGDKMAGRHGNKGVVSKIVPIEDMPFLPDGRPVDMILSPLGVPSRMNIGQLLETHLGWACKELGAKLASLAQTYQIEAVKNLLKEIFTEEEFERLVEGKTEEEILELAKAFGEGIPVATPVFSGAKEEEIKKWLKLAGLDESGTTILYDGMTGEPFMERVTVGCMHMLKLHHLVDDKIHARSTGPYSLITQQPLGGKSQFGGQRLGEMEVWAIEAYGAAHTLQEFLTVKSDDVEGRTRMYEKLVKGKNFLEAGIPESFRVLTKELQGLALDLELIEE; from the coding sequence ATGTCAAGGTTTAATCAGGCTTTGAAGGTTAGAAAAAACTTTGGTAAAGTAAAACTAATTATGGATGTTCCGGATCTTATTAGTATTCCCAAAAAGTCCTACGAACAATTTTTACAAACCAATACGCCCCCGGAAAATAGGGCAGATGTTGGAATTCACAGATGTTTTAAGCTCGTCTTTCCTATAAGGGATTATGCTGAAACTGCTGTGCTTGAATATCTGGATTATAAAATTTTACCTCCTGAATATGAACCATCAGAGGCCAAGGATAAAGGGCAAAGCTATGAAGCGCCTATGAAACTAAGGGTGAGGCTTGTGACCTATGACCTTGATCCAGATACAGGTGTTAAGAGTATAAGGGATATAAAGGAGCAAGAGCTTTATTTTGGAACTATTCCTATAATGACTGAAGATGGAAAGTTTATTATTAATGGCACAGAAAGAGCAGTGGTTAATCAGATCCAGAGATCTCCTGGAGTTATTTTTGAAAAAGATAAAACTCAGGCTCGGGCAGGAAGATTAACCTACATTGGAAGGGTTATTCCTGTTAAAGGTTCCTGGGTGGACTTTATTTATGATTACAAAGGGAGGTTTTTAGTAAGGATAGATAAGAGGAAAAATGTTACTGCAACGGTTTTTCTAAAAGCCATGGGGTTAAGTGAGGAGGCTATTTTAAATCTATTTTATCCAAGAGAAAGATACTATATTCTGCCAGATGGGGTAGAAAGAGAGCTTGATTTTGAGATTCTGGCAGGCAGAAAGGCAGAGGCAGATTTTGTCCATCCCGAAACAGGCGAGGTAATTCTGAAAAAAGGTAAGGTCATTAGCGCAGGAGTTATAAGAAAGCTAAAAGAGCTGGGAATAAATAAAATAAATGGAGATGATTCCCTAATCCTCGGGAAAATCACTGCTAAGGATATTGTGGATAAGACAACTGGAGAAGAGATTGTCCCTATTAATACAGAAATTACCGCTGATACCTTAAAGATTTTAAGAGAAAAGGGAATTAAAGAGGTAGATGTCCTCTTTACAGATATTCATCGCTATTCTCTTGCCCTGCGGGATTCTTTGAAGACTGATAAGGCAAAAAACAGAGAAGAGGCCCTTCTTGAGATCTATAAAAAGATGAGACCTACAAGTCCTGCTACCATAGAGGTTGCTTCTGCCTATTTTAATTCCCTCTTTTTTGATCTTCAGACCTATGACCTTTCGGAGATAGGAAGATATAAGATGAATTTAAGGTTGGGGCTTGATATACCCATTACCCATAGAACCCTCACCTTAGATGATGTGATTGCTATTTTGAAAGAACTTATCCGGATGAAGGATCAGGAAGAGGAAGGAGATGATATAGATAGTCTTTCTAATAGAAGGGTAAGAGCAGTTGGTGAACTTGTAGAAAATCAGTTTTTAATTGGACTTATGCGTATGGAAAGGATTATAAAAGAAAAACTTCAGCTTGAAGAGATTGAGAATCTTACTCCTGGCGATCTTATTAACAGCAAGCCTGTTCTTTCTGCAGTGAAGGAGTTTTTCGCTCAGGGACAGCTCTCTCAATTTATGGATCAGACTAATGTTCTTTCCATGCTAACGCATAAGAGAAGGCTTTCTGCCCTTGGTCCTGGCGGGCTTACTCGTGAAAGGGCAGGTTTTGAGGTTAGAGATGTCCACCCCAGCCATTATGGCAGGATATGTCCTATTGAGACCCCTGAGGGTCCCAACATTGGTTTAATTATTTCTCCAACTACCTTTGCTCTTGCCAATCCTTATGGATTTCTTGAGACTCCATACCGACTTGTTAAGAATGGGAAGGTTACTTCTCAGGTGATTTATTTAAATGCTGCTGAAGAAAGGGATATGGTTATTGCCCAGTCAACCATTCGGCTTGGAAAGGATGGAAGCATTCTGGATGATGTTGTTCCAGCCAGAAAAAATGGAGAATTCATTATGGCTAAAAGAGAGGAGGTGGACTTAGTTGACCTTTATCCAGCTCAGGTTGTTAGTGTCTCAACCTCTCTTATTCCTTTCTTAGAACACGATGATGCTAACCGTGCCCTTATGGGCTCAAACATGCAAAGACAGGCTGTTCCACTTATGCGAACCAAAGCTCCTTTAGTAGGCTCAGGTATGGAAAAAAGTGTAGCCAGAAATTCGGGATTTCTCTTGATGGCTGAAAAAGATGGAGTGGTTGAGAGTGTTGATAGCCAGAGAATAATTGTGAGATATGATGTTGAAGTTGATGGTCTTCCTGAGGTTAAGGTCTACAATTTGATAAAATGGGTAAAATCCAATCAAAATACAACTTTCATACAAAAACCTGTGGTAAAACCTGGTCAGAGAGTAAGAAAGGGTGATATTTTAGCAGATGGACCATCTATAGAAAAGGGGGAACTTGCCTTAGGGAAAGATGTTATTGTGGCTTTTATGCCCTGGAGGGGATATAACTTTGAGGATTCTATAATTATCTCCGAAAGGCTTGTTAAAGAAGATGTTTTTACTTCTATTCACATTGAGGAATTTGAGTGTGTAGCCAGGGAAACTAAAATTGGAAAGGAAGAGATCACCCGCGATCTTCCCAATATTGGTGAGGAAGGCCTTCTTCACCTTGATGACAGCGGAATAGTTAAGATTGGAAGCTATGTCCGCCCTGGAGATATTTTAGTTGGAAAGGTGACCCCTAAGGGAGAGACGACCCTTACTGCAGAGGAAAGGCTTTTAAGAGCTATTTTTGGAGAAAAGGCAAGAGATGTTAAGGATACCTCTTTAAGGGTTCCAGCAGGAATTGAGGGAATAGTCATTGATACTAAGGTCCTAACCAGAAAGGGAGTTGAGAAGGATAGTCGGGCAAGAGAAAAGGAAGATGAGGCCATTGCGAGACTATTAAGGACCCAGGCGGATGTGTTGGAAGTATTGCAGAAAGGTCTGATTTATAAACTTACTCAAGTGCTTGAGGGAACGAAGGCCAAGGCTGATTTAGAATGGGAAGGAGAGATTTTTTTGAAAAAGGGAGAGCCCTTTACTCGGGAATTAATAGCGAACTTACCTATGGCTCTCTTAAGCAGGTTAAAGGATGTGGCTCACCAGGAGAAAAAAGCAATTTTACAGGAGCTCTGGAAAAATTTTGAGAAGAGAAGAAGAGAGATTATGGAGGAATATGAGGCTAAGATTAATAGAATTAAGAAGGGTGAAGAACTTCCACCAGGAGTTTTGAAAATTGTAAAGGTCTATGTGGCAATGAAAAGGAAGCTTCAGCCCGGAGATAAGATGGCTGGTCGTCATGGAAACAAAGGTGTAGTATCAAAGATTGTTCCCATTGAGGATATGCCCTTTTTACCTGATGGTAGACCAGTTGATATGATTCTCTCTCCTCTTGGAGTGCCCTCGCGTATGAATATCGGACAGCTTCTTGAAACTCACTTGGGTTGGGCCTGCAAGGAGCTTGGAGCCAAACTTGCAAGTCTTGCGCAGACCTATCAGATAGAAGCTGTTAAAAATCTTCTGAAAGAGATTTTTACGGAGGAGGAATTTGAAAGATTAGTTGAGGGAAAAACAGAGGAGGAAATTCTTGAGCTTGCTAAGGCCTTTGGAGAGGGAATTCCTGTTGCAACTCCCGTATTTTCTGGAGCCAAGGAAGAAGAAATCAAAAAGTGGCTGAAATTAGCAGGGCTTGATGAATCAGGAACAACTATTCTTTATGACGGTATGACTGGAGAACCCTTTATGGAGAGGGTTACCGTTGGATGTATGCACATGCTAAAGTTACACCACTTAGTGGACGATAAGATTCATGCCAGATCAACAGGGCCATATTCCCTTATAACTCAACAGCCCTTAGGTGGAAAGTCTCAATTTGGAGGACAGAGGCTTGGTGAGATGGAAGTATGGGCTATTGAGGCCTATGGTGCTGCTCATACCCTGCAAGAATTTCTAACTGTCAAGAGCGATGATGTAGAGGGTAGAACCAGAATGTATGAGAAACTGGTTAAAGGGAAAAACTTTCTTGAGGCAGGTATACCTGAAAGCTTCAGAGTTTTAACTAAAGAGCTTCAGGGATTAGCCTTAGATTTAGAACTCATAGAAGAATAA
- the rplK gene encoding 50S ribosomal protein L11 gives MAKKVITQIKLQLPAGQATPAPPVGPALGQHGVNIMEFVKAFNEKTRAQEGYIIPVVITVYADRSFTFELKTPPASVLLKKAAGVETGAHTTKKEIVGKITRKQLEEIAKTKMVDMTAASLEAAMRTIEGTARSMGIEIVD, from the coding sequence ATGGCTAAAAAGGTCATTACTCAGATAAAATTACAGCTTCCAGCTGGTCAGGCTACCCCTGCTCCTCCAGTAGGACCTGCTCTGGGTCAGCATGGTGTTAATATTATGGAGTTTGTGAAGGCCTTTAATGAGAAAACACGAGCTCAAGAAGGCTATATAATTCCTGTGGTGATAACGGTTTATGCAGATAGATCCTTTACCTTTGAGTTGAAGACGCCTCCTGCCTCGGTGCTTCTTAAAAAGGCTGCTGGTGTTGAGACAGGTGCTCATACTACCAAGAAAGAAATAGTGGGAAAGATCACCAGAAAACAGCTTGAAGAGATAGCTAAAACCAAGATGGTAGATATGACAGCAGCCTCTTTGGAGGCAGCTATGCGCACCATTGAAGGGACAGCCAGATCCATGGGAATTGAAATTGTGGACTAA
- the rplA gene encoding 50S ribosomal protein L1, giving the protein MPRRGKKHIQALSRIDRTKKYSFEEAVKLALENAYAKFDETVEVSAVLGVDPRHADQMVRGSVVLPHGTGRVARVLVFAKGDKAKEAQEAGADFVGDEDLIKKIQEENWLDFDKVIATPDMMGQVSRLGKILGPRGLMPSTKTGTVTFDVAKAVKDIKAGKVDFKVDRAGVVHAPVGKVSFGEKKILENLAAFFEALLKAKPAAAKGQYIKGVALSTTMGPGVKVDVNDVRNLLQKYTGD; this is encoded by the coding sequence ATGCCAAGAAGAGGAAAAAAACACATTCAGGCCCTGTCAAGAATTGATCGCACTAAGAAATATTCCTTTGAAGAGGCTGTTAAGCTGGCTTTGGAAAATGCCTATGCCAAATTTGATGAAACCGTTGAGGTCTCTGCTGTTTTAGGAGTAGATCCCCGGCATGCTGATCAGATGGTTAGAGGTTCAGTAGTTTTGCCTCATGGCACTGGAAGAGTAGCCCGAGTGCTTGTTTTTGCTAAGGGCGATAAGGCCAAGGAGGCTCAGGAAGCAGGAGCTGATTTTGTCGGAGATGAGGATCTTATTAAAAAGATTCAAGAAGAAAACTGGCTTGACTTTGATAAAGTCATAGCTACTCCTGATATGATGGGACAGGTTAGCAGGCTGGGGAAAATTCTTGGTCCAAGAGGTCTTATGCCCAGCACCAAAACAGGAACTGTTACCTTTGATGTAGCTAAGGCAGTAAAGGATATAAAGGCTGGGAAGGTTGATTTTAAAGTAGATAGAGCTGGAGTTGTTCATGCCCCGGTGGGCAAAGTGTCCTTTGGAGAGAAAAAGATTTTGGAAAACCTGGCTGCTTTTTTTGAGGCCTTGCTTAAGGCCAAGCCTGCAGCTGCTAAAGGGCAGTATATTAAAGGAGTTGCCCTTTCAACTACTATGGGCCCAGGTGTAAAAGTTGATGTGAACGATGTTAGAAATCTCTTGCAGAAATATACAGGGGATTAA
- the rpoC gene encoding DNA-directed RNA polymerase subunit beta' — protein MKDLLSILEKPKDMIRLRAVKVALASPEKIREWSYGEVKKPETINYRTLKPERDGLFCAKIFGPVRDYECVCGKYRGQKHRGVICEKCGVEVIQSKVRRERLGHIELAAPVAHIWFLRSIPSKIGLLLDMTLKEVESVLYLERYVVIESAIEEFPVGTLLTEEKYYYLQETYGDKIKIGTGASAIYDLLKGLDLEKLAKDIQIEMQTTHSEARRKKLGKRLQLIRSFLESGNKPEWMILQVIPVIPPELRPLVPLEGGRFATSDLNDLYRRVINRNVRLKKLIDLDAPEIILRNEKRMLQEAVDALFDNGRRGRPVTGPNRRPLKSLSDVLKGKQGRFRQNLLGKRVDFSGRSVIVAGPELRMHQCGLPKKMALELFKPYIFGWLERNGYATNIKTARKLVEEEHMVVWDALEEIVKEYPIMLNRAPTLHRLGIQAFEPVLIDTKAIQLHPLVCVAYNADFDGDQMAVHVPLSVEAQIENRVLILSTNNILLPANGVPVVYPTQDMVLGSFYMTMERPFAPGEGKIFKDKEEVFLAYLSGEVHLQAKIKVRLNGKLVDTTVGRIIFSSIVPEEIPFEEYNKPLRKKELQDLINVSYRRAGLKKTVLFADRIKDLGYAMATKAGLSISIDYLVIPEKKTEILREAERRIAELWEQYQDGLITESERYNKAIDIWSTTTERITDEMMKRMETGEYIGPNGEKVMGPSFNPVYIMAFSGARGSKDQIRQLAGMRGLMAKPSGEIIETPIKSNFREGLSVLEYFVSTHGARKGLADTALKTANAGYLTRKLVDVAQDCIVSEEDCGTIDGLEIGHLIEGGEIIEPVWDRVLGRVALEDIVDPITGEILVKANEEIDERKALKLKEAGIEKVAIRSVMTCEAKFGVCRRCYGRDLATGRLVEIGEAVGIIAAQSIGEPGTQLTMRTFHIGGAVGKALEQSQHVAQSQGKVKFINLRAVRRSDGSLVALNRQGEIALEGPDGRILEKYPVVYGAKIRVEEGEVVKAGTLLVEWDPYTMPIITEASGKVKFGDIIDGVTVDERIDPTTGRITIVVRDYKLTDYRPRVSIKDEKGRTIDLPEGRGKARYELPVGAIISVQEGDQVEAGDVIARIPREALKAKDITGGLPKVTDLFEARKPKESAIISEIEGRILFEKDVRGRKRLVVQPEIGEAKEYMLPKGKYIVVREGDVVKPGEPLIEGSPNPHDILKVAGIKGVASFLVEEIQEVYRLQGVKINDKHFEVIIRQMLKKVKIKDAGDTPFMIGEYVDRVHFEEENEKVLAQGGKPAVAEPVILGITKAALLTDSWLSAASFQETTRVLTEASLAGKIDYLKGLKENVIIGRLIPAGTGRVLYEELGWV, from the coding sequence ATGAAAGACCTCTTAAGTATCCTTGAAAAACCCAAGGACATGATTCGCCTTAGGGCAGTTAAGGTTGCATTAGCAAGCCCTGAGAAGATTAGGGAATGGAGTTATGGTGAGGTAAAAAAACCTGAGACCATCAATTATAGAACTCTTAAGCCTGAGAGAGATGGCCTTTTCTGTGCCAAAATTTTTGGGCCTGTAAGGGACTATGAGTGCGTCTGCGGTAAATACAGGGGACAGAAACACAGAGGGGTTATTTGCGAAAAGTGTGGAGTTGAGGTTATTCAGAGCAAAGTTCGCCGAGAAAGACTTGGACACATTGAACTTGCAGCTCCCGTTGCCCATATCTGGTTCTTGAGAAGTATTCCCTCAAAAATTGGGCTTCTTCTGGATATGACTCTGAAAGAAGTTGAGTCAGTTCTTTATTTAGAAAGATATGTGGTTATTGAAAGTGCCATAGAAGAGTTTCCTGTTGGCACTCTTTTAACTGAGGAGAAATATTACTATCTTCAGGAGACTTATGGAGATAAGATTAAGATCGGGACAGGCGCTTCAGCTATTTATGACCTTCTTAAGGGCCTTGACCTGGAAAAACTTGCTAAGGATATTCAGATAGAGATGCAAACAACTCATAGTGAGGCCAGAAGGAAGAAGTTAGGAAAAAGGCTTCAACTTATCAGAAGCTTTCTTGAATCTGGCAACAAACCTGAGTGGATGATCTTACAGGTTATTCCAGTTATTCCTCCTGAGCTTAGGCCTCTTGTTCCCCTTGAGGGAGGTAGATTTGCAACTTCAGATCTAAACGATCTTTACAGAAGGGTTATCAATAGAAATGTGCGTTTAAAAAAACTTATAGACCTTGATGCCCCGGAGATTATTCTCAGGAATGAAAAGAGAATGCTTCAGGAGGCGGTTGATGCCCTTTTTGACAATGGAAGGAGAGGAAGACCGGTTACTGGCCCTAATCGGAGACCCCTCAAAAGCCTTTCAGATGTCTTAAAGGGTAAGCAGGGGCGCTTTAGACAGAATCTTCTGGGAAAAAGGGTAGATTTTTCTGGAAGGTCAGTTATTGTGGCTGGTCCGGAGCTCAGGATGCACCAGTGTGGGCTTCCCAAGAAGATGGCTCTTGAGCTCTTTAAACCCTATATCTTTGGCTGGCTGGAAAGAAACGGATATGCCACCAATATCAAAACTGCAAGAAAATTGGTAGAAGAAGAGCATATGGTGGTCTGGGATGCCCTTGAGGAGATTGTTAAGGAGTATCCCATAATGCTCAACCGAGCACCTACGCTTCATCGTCTTGGAATACAAGCCTTTGAACCTGTGCTTATTGATACCAAGGCTATTCAGCTTCATCCCCTTGTGTGCGTAGCTTACAATGCAGACTTTGATGGAGACCAGATGGCAGTGCATGTGCCTCTCTCTGTTGAGGCTCAGATTGAGAACCGTGTTCTTATTCTTTCCACTAATAATATTCTGCTTCCTGCCAATGGGGTGCCAGTTGTTTATCCAACCCAGGATATGGTGCTTGGCTCTTTTTATATGACCATGGAGAGACCTTTTGCTCCTGGAGAGGGGAAGATTTTTAAAGATAAAGAGGAGGTCTTTTTGGCCTATCTTTCAGGCGAGGTGCACCTCCAGGCCAAAATTAAGGTGCGGCTGAATGGAAAACTTGTGGATACAACGGTTGGAAGGATTATTTTTTCAAGTATTGTGCCTGAGGAAATACCCTTTGAGGAATATAACAAACCCTTGAGGAAAAAGGAACTTCAGGATTTAATCAATGTCTCCTATAGAAGGGCTGGCCTTAAAAAGACTGTTCTCTTTGCGGATCGCATTAAAGATCTGGGTTATGCCATGGCTACAAAAGCTGGGCTTTCAATTTCCATAGATTATTTAGTGATTCCTGAGAAAAAGACAGAGATCTTAAGAGAGGCTGAGAGAAGAATTGCTGAACTTTGGGAGCAATATCAGGATGGTTTAATCACCGAGTCTGAGAGATACAATAAGGCCATAGATATCTGGTCCACAACTACAGAAAGGATTACCGATGAGATGATGAAGCGTATGGAGACTGGAGAATACATTGGTCCTAATGGAGAGAAAGTGATGGGGCCAAGTTTTAATCCTGTTTATATAATGGCTTTTTCAGGAGCCCGTGGATCAAAGGACCAGATTAGACAGCTTGCTGGTATGAGGGGTCTTATGGCGAAACCTTCAGGAGAGATCATTGAGACCCCTATTAAAAGTAATTTTAGAGAGGGCCTTTCAGTTCTTGAATACTTTGTCTCCACCCATGGAGCAAGAAAAGGATTGGCTGATACCGCTTTGAAGACCGCAAATGCAGGATATCTTACCCGAAAATTAGTGGATGTCGCTCAGGACTGCATTGTATCAGAAGAGGATTGCGGAACCATTGATGGTTTAGAGATCGGGCATCTCATTGAAGGTGGAGAAATCATTGAGCCTGTTTGGGACAGGGTGCTTGGAAGGGTTGCGCTTGAAGATATTGTAGATCCTATTACAGGAGAGATTCTGGTTAAGGCAAATGAGGAAATTGATGAAAGGAAGGCCCTTAAACTTAAGGAAGCTGGAATTGAAAAAGTAGCTATCCGTTCGGTGATGACCTGTGAGGCCAAATTTGGGGTATGCAGAAGGTGTTATGGAAGAGATCTGGCTACAGGAAGGCTTGTTGAGATAGGAGAGGCTGTGGGAATAATTGCAGCTCAATCCATTGGTGAGCCTGGAACTCAGCTTACAATGAGAACCTTCCACATTGGTGGTGCTGTGGGTAAGGCCCTTGAGCAGAGTCAGCATGTGGCTCAATCTCAGGGGAAGGTAAAATTTATCAATTTGAGGGCTGTAAGAAGGTCTGATGGATCTCTGGTGGCTTTAAATCGTCAGGGAGAGATAGCTCTTGAAGGCCCAGATGGAAGAATTCTTGAAAAGTATCCTGTAGTTTACGGAGCTAAAATCCGTGTAGAAGAGGGAGAGGTTGTTAAGGCCGGAACTCTTCTTGTAGAGTGGGATCCCTATACCATGCCTATCATTACTGAGGCCTCTGGAAAGGTGAAATTTGGTGACATCATTGATGGTGTAACTGTGGATGAGAGGATTGATCCCACTACAGGAAGAATTACTATTGTAGTAAGAGATTACAAGCTTACCGATTATAGACCCAGAGTCTCAATTAAAGATGAGAAGGGAAGAACTATTGATCTTCCAGAAGGGAGAGGAAAAGCAAGATATGAACTTCCCGTAGGGGCAATTATAAGTGTGCAGGAGGGAGATCAGGTTGAGGCAGGAGATGTAATAGCCCGTATTCCCAGAGAGGCCCTTAAGGCCAAAGATATTACGGGTGGTCTTCCTAAGGTTACAGATCTCTTTGAGGCCAGAAAACCCAAAGAAAGCGCCATAATTAGTGAGATTGAGGGAAGAATCCTTTTTGAAAAGGATGTGCGTGGAAGAAAAAGGCTTGTTGTTCAGCCTGAAATCGGAGAGGCCAAGGAATACATGCTACCCAAAGGTAAATACATTGTGGTGCGAGAGGGTGATGTGGTTAAGCCAGGAGAACCTTTAATTGAGGGGTCTCCTAATCCTCATGACATCCTCAAGGTAGCAGGTATAAAGGGAGTGGCAAGTTTTCTTGTGGAAGAGATTCAAGAGGTTTACCGACTGCAAGGTGTTAAAATCAATGATAAACACTTTGAGGTTATAATCAGGCAGATGTTGAAAAAGGTAAAGATTAAGGATGC
- the rplL gene encoding 50S ribosomal protein L7/L12, translating into MAVTKEEVIEFISNMTVLELSQFIKELEEKFGVTAAAPVAAVAAMPGAAAPAEAAPAEEKTEFDVVLAEAGANKINVIKVVREITGLGLKEAKDLVETAPKPVKTGISKAEAEEIKKKLEEVGAKVEIK; encoded by the coding sequence ATGGCGGTAACTAAAGAAGAGGTAATTGAGTTTATTTCTAACATGACGGTGCTTGAACTTTCTCAGTTCATTAAGGAGCTTGAGGAGAAATTTGGAGTTACAGCAGCCGCTCCTGTTGCAGCTGTTGCAGCTATGCCTGGTGCTGCAGCTCCAGCTGAGGCAGCTCCAGCTGAAGAAAAGACCGAGTTTGATGTAGTCTTAGCTGAGGCAGGAGCTAATAAGATCAATGTCATCAAGGTTGTGAGAGAGATCACCGGGCTTGGACTTAAGGAAGCCAAAGATCTCGTTGAGACTGCTCCCAAACCAGTGAAAACTGGTATCTCTAAGGCTGAGGCTGAAGAGATCAAAAAGAAATTAGAAGAAGTAGGTGCCAAGGTAGAAATTAAGTAG